Part of the bacterium genome, GGGTTGTAAAGCGATAGTGACCCACGTCGGAGCTCCTGGTTTACCGGTGGCGACGCATCGGCTAAGATATCGCTCGCTCGTGCGCCGATGGATGGACATGGACGACGATCAACGTTGGATGGAGCTAGCGCTCCGCGAGGCGAGACGGGCGGCGGATCTCGGAGAGGTGCCGGTTGGAGCCGTGGTGGTGCAGGGTGAGACCCTCATAGCGAGTGGCTTCAATCGTCGCGAGATCGATCGGGATCCGCTGGCTCATGCCGAAATGCTCGCCATTCGGCGGGCGGCCAGCGTCGTGGACGGATGGCGGCTGATCGGTTGTACGATGTTCGTGACCTTGGCGCCTTGCAGCATGTGCGCCGGTGCTCTGGTCAACAGTCGAATCGAAAGGCTGGTGTACGGAGCGAACGATCCGAAAGCCGGTTT contains:
- a CDS encoding nucleoside deaminase, whose translation is MDMDDDQRWMELALREARRAADLGEVPVGAVVVQGETLIASGFNRREIDRDPLAHAEMLAIRRAASVVDGWRLIGCTMFVTLAPCSMCAGALVNSRIERLVYGANDPKAGFCGSLGDLVRDARLNHRLEVRCGVLETDCGRVLKDFFTGLRQQRDL